The Miscanthus floridulus cultivar M001 chromosome 17, ASM1932011v1, whole genome shotgun sequence genome has a window encoding:
- the LOC136515259 gene encoding peroxidase 2-like: protein MAKLSSSSAAVAALGVWVLFALLAEQGQLALAEAGYTTGGVDGVEGTVKRMVEEAIRCKPSLGPALVRLLFHDCWVNGCDASVLLERTPYNSTKGVEKKAANNIGLDGFDLIDKIKAVVGEGVSCADILAFAARDAAYVLSRGNIWYTIPGGRKDGVNSSAEYADASLPGSTFSYDELVKNFGARNFTPEELVVLSGAHSIGVCHKSSFADRLLLNVSAAGQINPVYQAALTADVTVKSGSPPYDSNPTEMNNIRDMDPRFRTASGYNATGVNTAANNTLDNSYYTANLQNMVLLKSDWELTTNDFAKGKLIEYKNNGTDWNIDFANAMAKLSSLTVTPPAGQYQEIRKNCRVINNYY from the exons ATGGCGAAGCttagcagcagcagcgccgccgtggcAGCTCTCGGCGTGTGGGTGCTCTTCGCATTGCTCGCCGAGCAGGGGCAGCTGGCACTGGCAGAGGCCGGCTACACCaccggcggcgtcgacggcgtcGAGGGCACCGTGAAGAGAATGGTGGAGGAGGCCATCAGATGCAAACCCTCCCTCGGCCCCGCTCTCGTCCGCCTGTTGTTCCACGACTGCTGGGTAAAT GGCTGTGATGCTTCCGTCCTGTTGGAAAGGACGCCCTACAACAGCACGAAAGGGGTGGAGAAGAAGGCAGCCAACAACATCGGCCTGGACGGCTTCGACCTCATCGACAAAATCAAGGCCGTCGTCGGCGAGGGCGTCTCCTGCGCCGACATCCTCGCGTTCGCGGCGCGCGACGCGGCGTACGTCCTGAGCCGCGGCAACATCTGGTACACCATCCCCGGCGGCCGCAAGGACGGCGTGAACTCGTCCGCGGAGTACGCCGACGCGTCGCTCCCGGGCTCCACCTTCTCATACGACGAGCTCGTGAAGAACTTCGGCGCCAGGAACTTCACCCCCGAGGAGCTCGTCGTGCTCTCCGGCGCGCACTCCATCGGCGTCTGCCACAAGTCCTCCTTCGCCGACCGACTCCTGCTGAACGTCTCCGCAGCCGGCCAGATCAACCCCGTCTACCAGGCGGCCCTCACCGCCGACGTCACGGTGAAGAGCGGCTCTCCGCCGTACGACTCGAATCCGACGGAGATGAACAACATCCGCGACATGGACCCTCGCTTCAGGACAGCCTCCGGCTACAATGCCACCGGCGTGAACACGGCGGCGAACAACACCCTGGACAACAGCTACTACACGGCCAACCTGCAGAACATGGTGCTCCTCAAGTCCGACTGGGAGCTCACCACGAATGATTTTGCCAAGGGCAAGCTGATCGAGTACAAGAACAACGGCACCGACTGGAACATCGACTTCGCCAACGCCATGGCCAAGCTCAGCAGCCTCACCGTCACACCCCCCGCGGGACAGTACCAAGAGATCAGGAAGAACTGCAGGGTCATCAACAACTACTATTGA
- the LOC136515261 gene encoding uncharacterized protein — translation MPARHLWEAVEDDDVDFHDDRSALDVICSGMPPEMVPTLATKPSAKEAWEVICSMRIGDERVRKLTAQSLRAEYEQITFCDGESVEYFALCLSNIVQRLAILGDLEPEPGPKVVAKYLRVARPRYKQLVVSIETILDIDTLFVEEVTGWLKVATDDEPSLDQDVAGKLLLTEEQWLERYRKRDKDSGHDGSSSSGRGKRRGRGRGRGTDSGNDSRASSNLAQTIADDACKACGEKGHWAKDCRSKKKFGDGSTTRIEGIGTVLLSYKNDEHRAIANVYYLPHLTANIISIGQLDEIGYQVLVEDGVMRVRDEERRLLAKIHHNLGWLYMLDVDIVRPVCLAAQGDKEAWVWHARFGHLHFTALHKMGRDGLVRGLPLLTQVE, via the exons atgccggcTCGTCACCTCTGGGAAGCAGTTGAGGACGACGACGTCGACTTCCACGACGACCGTTCCGCGCTGGATGTGATCTGCTCCGGCATGCCCCCGGAGATGGTGCCCACCCTGGCGACCAAGCCATCAgccaaggaggcgtgggaggtgaTCTGTTCGATGCGCATCGGTGACGAGCGCGTGAGGAAGTTGACGGCGCAGAGTCTCCGTGCTGAGTACGAGCAGATCACGTTCTGCGACGGTGAGTCCGTCGAGTACTTTGCCCTGTGCCTCTCCAACATTGTGCAGAGGCTGGCGATCCTCGGCGACTTGGAGCCGGAGCCGGGGCCGAAGGTGGTGGCCAAGTACCTCCGCGTCGCTCGACCAAGGTACAAGCAGCTCGTAGTTTCCATCGAGACCATTCTCGACATCGACACACTCTTCGTCGAGGAGGTCACTGGGTGGCTCAAGGTGGCGACCGATGACGAACCATCGCTGGACCAGGATGTCGCTGGCAAACTACTGCTCACGGAGGAGCAGTGGCTAGAGCGCTACAGGAAGCGGGACAAGGACTCCGGCCACGACGGATCGAGCTCCAGCGGTCGCGGCAAACGTCGGGGAAGAGGCCGCGGTCGCGGCACCGACAGCGGCAATGACTCACGGGCCAGCTCGAACTTGGCCCAAACCATCGCCGACGATGCATGCAAGGCCTGCGGGGAAaagggccattgggccaaggattgTCGAAGTAAGAAGAAG TTCGGGGATGGCTCCACCACCCGCATCGAGGGGATCGGCACCGTCCTGCTGTCCTACAAGAACGACGAGCACCGCGCCATTGCCAATGTCTACTACCTGCCCCACCTCACCGCCAACATCATCTCCATCGGCCAGCTCGATGAGATCGGGTACCAAGTGCTGGTGGAAGATGGCGTGATGCGGGTTCGTGACGAGGAGCGGCGACTCCTTGCCAAGATTCACCACAACCTAGGCTGGCTCTACATGCTCGACGTCGACATCGTACGGCCGGTCTGCCTGGCAGCGCAGGGCGACAAGGAAGCCTGGGTGTGGCATGCCCGCTTCGGCCACCTCCACTTCACCGCGTTGCACAAGATGGGCAGGGATGGCCTTGTCCGCGGCCTGCCCCTACTCACCCAGGTGGAGTAG
- the LOC136515262 gene encoding uncharacterized protein has product MEAIVKELCTKVGAIRKTEASVESLREEMTALRKSVSRTVLDAAPAMPTGVLPSPTVTATKVPVGVTMFSPIGHREESSHQGFEFPAQSPIKDCADEESNSEESSQLLLAISMAASAGTVSADSIQFMGAVQGQPALANGTQLLCSSQFLNLQWSMQDCEFVSDVKVLPLTSFELIMGMDWLVAHSPMQVDRRHKWLLITLGNEQKLLQGSLSVLPPGSVVQITTVLSDDTVARQEPLPPEVAGLLLEFQSVFAPPTGYPPERDCDHAIPLLPGATPFSVHPYRYPPAIKDEIERKIIDMLQSAKIKYPVPVIEELLDELTHASWFSCLDLTAGYHQIRLKPGEEFKTAVQMHTGQYEFLVMAFGLTGAPGTFLKAMNTTSAPLLQKCVLVFFNDILIYSRTNEEHLEHIKLVLQLLQRDHWQQGFGIGVQLFVQEPSTLKPDFSKPFVVETDASGHGIGAVLMQNGHRLAFLSKALGPRSRGLSTYEKEYMAILMALEQWRSYLQHAQFQIIIDHRSLVQLTEQRLNTPWQQKMFTKLMGLQYQIIYRKGVENGAADALSRCPPAQLAAMSWRQWFNQTEFCYNTTWHSALGRSPFEVLYGYPPRQFGIALASDLPVTDLSTWLTDRALMTDVIRQHLNQAMQRMKRQADTQRSERQFQVGDMVYVKIQPYVQSSLAQRSNQKLSFEFFGPYRVIDRVGSVAYRLDLPASSSVHLVFHVSQLKKSVGARHSVTAAPPSDTMLWSVPERILQNRSVTKGTRSIAQGLIKWSNLPVSLATWEDLDFLRQQFHRATVWSCPGAQGGGSVMAPATVPHLAEAFEDSKAEATNEDHGPRRSSRPRAQNPSVMGPEWMPA; this is encoded by the exons ATGGAGGCGATCGTGAAGGAGTTGTGCACCAAAGTGGGCGCGATTCGGAAGACGGAGGCGTCGGTGGAGTCGTTGCGGGAGGAGATGACCGCCCTCCGCAAGTCGGTGAGCCGCACCGTCCTCGACGCTGCACCCGCCATGCCCACGGGGGTCCTACCATCCCCTACGGTGACCGCAACGAAGGTTCCCGTTGGGGTCACCATGTTCAGCCCGATAGGGCACCGCGAGGAATCAAGCCACCAGGGATTCGAGTTTCCTGCTCAATCCCCTATCAAGG ATTGTGCTGATGAAGAGTCCAACTCTGAGGAAAGTTCTCAGTTGCTGCTGGCAATTTCAATGGCCGCTTCTGCTGGTACTGTTTCTGCTGATTCCATTCAGTTTATGGGCGCAGTGCAGGGTCAACCGGCTC TTGCTAATGGAACGCAGTTGCTCTGTTCATCTCAGTTTCTGAACTTACAGTGGTCTATGCAAGATTGTGAGTTCGTTTCTGACGTTAAGGTTCTGCCCCTAACATCTTTTGAGTTAATCATGGGAATGGATTGGTTAGTGGCGCATAGCCCAATGCAGGTTGATAGGCGACACAAATGGCTCCTCATCACTCTTGGCAACGAGCAGAAATTACTCCAAGGCTCTCTATCTGTTTTGCCGCCGGGTTCCGTGGTTCAAATCACAACTGTGTTGTCAGATGATACTGTAGCTCGTCAGGAGCCATTGCCGCCAGAGGTTGCCGGTTTACTCTTGGAATTTCAGTCCGTGTTTGCGCCTCCTACTGGCTACCCTCCTGAGCGTGATTGTGATCATGCTATTCCTCTGTTACCGGGTGCCACCCCTTTTTCGGTGCATCCCTATCGTTACCCGCCGGCCATCAAAGATGAAATTGAGCGTAAGATCATAGATATGCTGCAGTCTG CAAAGATCAAGTATCCGGTGCCTGTAATTGAGGAGCTGTTGGATGAATTGACACATGCTTCCTGGTTCTCTTGCTTGGACCTTACTGCAGGGTACCATCAAATTCGTCTGAAGCCTGGAGAAGAGTTCAAAACAGCGGTTCAGATGCATACCGGTCAGTACGAGTTTCTGGTGATGGCGTTCGGGCTTACAGGGGCACCTGGCACCTTCCTCAAGGCCATGAATACTACTTCAGCCCCCCTCCTTCAGAAATGTGTGCTCGTTTTCTTCAATGATATTCTTATCTACAGTCGCACAAATGAGGAACATCTCGAGCATATCAAATTGGTGCTGCAGCTCCTTCAGAGGGATCACTGGCAG CAAGGCTTTGGGATTGGTGTGCAGCTTTTTGTGCAGGAACCATCAACTCTGAAGCCTGATTTTAGCAAGCCGTTTGTAGTCGAAACTGACGCCAGTGGACATGGGATTGGTGCCGTCCTGATGCAAAATGGCCACCGTTTAGCATTCTTGAGCAAGGCTTTGGGTCCCAGGTCCAGGGGATTATCCACCTACGAAAAAGAATATATGGCAATACTCATGGCCTTGGAGCAATGGCGCAGCTACCTTCAGCATGCTCAATTCCAGATAATTATAGATCACCGCAGCCTTGTTCAGCTGACCGAGCAGCGCCTGAATACGCCGTGGCAGCAGAAGATGTTCACCAAGCTGATGGGATTACAATATCAGATTATTTATCGTAAGGGCGTTGAAAATGGAGCTGCAGACGCTTTGTCTCGCTGTCCACCTGCTCAGTTGGCTGCTATGTCA TGGCGTCAATGGTTCAATCAAACTGAATTCTGCTACAACACTACTTGGCATTCTGCTTTGGGACGGTCTCCGTTCGAAGTGCTTTATGGATATCCTCCTCGGCAGTTTGGTATTGCTCTCGCTTCTGATCTGCCAGTCACTGATCTATCAACATGGCTGACTGATCGTGCTCTGATGACTGATGTCATTCGCCAACATCTCAATCAGGCCATGCAAAGAATGAAGCGGCAAGCTGATACTCAGCGCTCTGAACGTCAGTTTCAGGTGGGCGATATGGTGTATGTCAAGATTCAGCCCTATGTTCAGTCGTCCTTGGCACAACGGAGCAATCAGAAACTGTCATTTGAGTTCTTTGGGCCATATCGCGTGATTGATCGTGTGGGATCAGTGGCCTATCGGCTGGATCTCCCGGCTTCATCTTCTGTTCACCTAGTATTTCACGTTTCACAACTCAAAAAGTCGGTGGGTGCTCGCCATTCTGTCACAGCTGCTCCGCCATCGGATACTATGCTTTGGAGTGTTCCTGAGCGCATTCTTCAGAACCGCTCCGTCACCAAGGGTACGCGTTCTATTGCTCAAGGGTTAATCAAGTGGTCTAACCTGCCTGTTTCTCTTGCTACTTGGGAGGACCTGGACTTTCTTCGTCAGCAGTTCCACCGTGCCACCGTCTGGAGCTGTCCTGGAGCGCAAGGGGGAGGGAGTGTTATGGCCCCTGCTACTGTTCCACATCTGGCAGAAGCCTTTGAAGACTCTAAAGCTGAAGCCACAAACGAGGATCATGGGCCGCGGAGGTCCAGCAGGCCAAGAGCCCAGAACCCGAGCGTCATGGGGCCTGAGTGGATGCCGGCGTGA